The following proteins come from a genomic window of Pararhodobacter sp.:
- the ugpE gene encoding sn-glycerol-3-phosphate ABC transporter permease UgpE: MVENDRWGTILAHIVLILGVAIVVFPVYVAIIASTHEAGTFLRGVMPLLPGAHGWENYRTVIFEGRSNAGAPPIGLMLWNSFVMAMMIAVGKIAISLLSAFAIVYFRFPFRIFFFWIIFVTLMLPVEVRIVPTFQVVANLGMLNTYAGLSIPLIASATATFLFRQFFMTIPEEMLEAARVDGAGPMKFFKDILLPLSVTNIAAMFVIMFIYGWNQYLWPLLITTDDSYYTIVMGIQRMVTGADSEPLWHLVMATVVLAALPPILVILFMQRLFVKGLTETEK; this comes from the coding sequence ATGGTTGAAAACGACCGCTGGGGCACGATCCTTGCCCATATCGTCCTGATCCTGGGCGTCGCCATTGTGGTGTTCCCGGTCTATGTGGCGATCATCGCCTCGACGCATGAAGCGGGCACCTTTCTGCGTGGGGTCATGCCGCTGCTGCCCGGCGCGCATGGATGGGAGAATTACCGCACTGTCATCTTCGAGGGCCGCTCGAACGCCGGTGCGCCGCCGATCGGCTTGATGCTGTGGAACAGTTTTGTCATGGCCATGATGATTGCCGTGGGCAAGATCGCCATTTCGCTGCTGTCGGCCTTTGCCATTGTCTATTTCCGCTTTCCGTTCCGCATCTTCTTTTTCTGGATCATCTTTGTCACGCTGATGCTGCCGGTCGAGGTGCGCATCGTGCCGACCTTTCAGGTGGTCGCCAATCTCGGCATGCTGAACACCTACGCGGGCCTGTCGATCCCGTTGATCGCCAGCGCCACCGCGACCTTCCTGTTCCGGCAATTCTTCATGACCATCCCCGAGGAAATGTTGGAGGCCGCGCGCGTCGATGGTGCCGGGCCGATGAAGTTCTTCAAGGATATTCTGCTGCCCCTCAGCGTCACCAACATCGCCGCGATGTTCGTGATCATGTTCATTTATGGCTGGAACCAGTATCTCTGGCCGCTGCTCATCACCACCGATGACAGCTATTACACCATCGTCATGGGTATTCAGCGCATGGTCACGGGGGCCGATAGCGAACCCCTGTGGCATCTGGTGATGGCCACCGTGGTGCTGGCCGCCCTGCCGCCGATCCTTGTGATCCTGTTCATGCAACGGCTCTTTGTGAAGGGCCTGACCGAGACGGAGAAATAA